A DNA window from Zingiber officinale cultivar Zhangliang chromosome 3A, Zo_v1.1, whole genome shotgun sequence contains the following coding sequences:
- the LOC122052017 gene encoding MDIS1-interacting receptor like kinase 2-like — protein sequence MTTLILLLLLNFFYPPTATTAATEAQALLDWKSSLSQPDSLSSWSLNSSTPCRWHGIRCGREGDRVVELSLPGASLNGTLDHFDFPSLSHLNRLDLSNNLLVGRIPAEITALSNITSLDLSSNFFNDSIPPEIGQLQHLLDLRLYNNNIGGQIPYQLSHLRKLHHFDLQSNYLETPDYSEFSPMPALTYLSLSLNSLDQQFPSFILNCTQLVYLDLSQNNFTGSIPESLFTNLENLQFLNLTINSFLGPVPDSLAKLRWLQDLRLGANKFTGEIPPVLGTISGLRILELYNNSLGGRIPSSLGQLSFLERLDLKFAGLNSTIPPELGNCTHLNYIELSYNQLTGGLPQSFTKLSEMREFGISSNFLSGEIVPSFFSSWPNLLSFQIQNNTITGQIPPEVGFATNLTHLYLFTNNISGQIPPEIGNLVNLIQLDLSVNLLTGPMPSTIGNLHQLTSLALFSNNLSGGIPPELGNMTALEILDINTNQLEGELPRSIAHLPNLQFISVFDNNLRGSIPEELGWHGLISTVRFSNNFMSGELPRELCRGFILEVITVNNNNFSGELPACLRNCSMLSRARFEVNNFSGDISKAFGVHPELVFLDLSDNNLTGTLSPEWGQCKSLSHFYVTGNSITGKIPPEIGNMTKLEELGLASNYFDGYIPPQLGSLYSLYKLNLSNNLLSGSIPQQLGAISHLEEVDLSANDFTSRVPPELGNLQRLLFLDLSKNQLSGEIPNELGNLNSLQILLDLSSNSLSGAIPSNLGKLTKLQKLNVSHNYLSDSIPSALSGMFSLESIDFSYNNLTGPVPTGTAFMNATSGAYAGNAGLCGDVAGLLSCSNSSSGSSHKGHKKRLLIAIIVPVLGVPILTIALLLVLLAFRKEEEKSETVSSGHWAKSESLIWEKEAKFTFLDIVNATDNFNEVFCIGKGGFGSVFRAKLSTGEVVAVKRMHVAGFGDVPEINRKSFENEISALTEVRHRNIVKLYGFCMRSGCMYLVYEYLERGSLGKVLYGEERNSQFDWVKRVKVLQGVAHALAYLHHDRSPPIAHRDISVNNILLEFDFEPRIADFGTAKLLYPDSSNWTGVAGSYGYMAPELAYTMRITEKCDVYSFGVVALEVMMGKHPGDLISSLASLSSLPEGDLFLKDVLDQCLPSPTGQLAEEVVFLVKVAFACVRTDPESRPSMRSVAQEISARTQAYLSEPFRTITISKLTNYQK from the exons ATGACGACGttgatccttctcctcctcctcaacTTCTTCTATCCTCCCACAGCAACAACAGCAGCGACGGAAGCGCAGGCCCTACTCGACTGGAAATCCAGCTTGTCTCAGCCCGACTCCCTCTCCTCCTGGTCCCTCAACTCCAGCACCCCCTGCCGGTGGCATGGTATCCGCTGCGGCCGCGAAGGCGATCGAGTGGTTGAGCTGAGCCTGCCGGGCGCCAGCCTCAATGGCACCCTCGACCACTTCGACTTCCCTTCACTGTCCCACCTCAACCGCCTCGACCTCAGTAACAACCTCCTTGTCGGACGCATTCCGGCCGAAATCACCGCTCTCTCCAATATCACCTCTTTGGACCTCAGCAGCAACTTCTTCAATGATTCCATTCCGCCGGAGATCGGGCAGCTGCAGCATCTCCTCGACCTCCGTCTCTACAACAACAACATTGGCGGTCAGATCCCGTACCAGCTGAGCCATCTGCGTAAGTTGCATCACTTTGACCTTCAATCCAATTACTTGGAGACGCCGGACTACTCCGAGTTCTCTCCCATGCCTGCTCTGACGTACCTCTCGCTGAGCCTTAATAGCCTCGACCAGCAATTTCCCTCCTTCATTCTGAATTGCACCCAATTAGTCTACCTTGACCTGTCGCAGAACAATTTCACAGGTTCAATACCCGAATCTTTGTTCACAAACTTGGAGAACCTTCAGTTCCTCAATCTCACAATCAATTCCTTTCTTGGTCCTGTTCCTGATTCCCTGGCGAAGCTGAGATGGCTCCAAGACCTTCGTCTTGGGGCAAACAAGTTCACCGGAGAGATACCACCCGTCCTTGGAACCATCTCGGGTCTTCGAATTCTTGAGTTATACAATAACTCGTTGGGCGGCCGAATTCCTTCTTCTCTAGGTCAGCTTTCATTCCTCGAACGCCTCGACTTGAAGTTTGCAGGATTGAATTCTACAATTCCTCCTGAGCTGGGAAATTGTACTCATCTCAACTACATTGAACTGTCGTACAATCAACTCACCGGAGGATTGCCACAGTCATTCACCAAATTATCCGAGATGAGGGAGTTTGGTATCTCCAGCAACTTTCTTTCTGGGGAGATTGTACCGAGCTTCTTCTCTAGTTGGCCTAATCTCTTATCATTTCAGATTCAGAACAACACCATAACAGGGCAGATTCCGCCGGAGGTTGGATTCGCCACCAATTTGACGCACTTGTATCTCTTCACCAACAACATTTCTGGTCAAATTCCACCCGAGATTGGGAACCTGGTTAATTTGATCCAGTTGGATCTGTCGGTTAATTTATTGACAGGTCCTATGCCGTCAACGATTGGCAATCTCCATCAACTAACCTCCTTGGCTCTATTCTCCAACAATCTCTCAGGCGGAATCCCTCCGGAGCTCGGGAACATGACGGCATTGGAAATACTGGATATTAACACCAACCAATTGGAGGGAGAGCTCCCCCGCAGCATCGCACACCTTCCTAACCTCCAATTCATCTCCGTCTTCGACAACAATCTCAGGGGCAGCATACCGGAGGAACTAGGTTGGCATGGTCTGATTAGCACAGTCAGGTTCTCCAACAACTTCATGTCTGGAGAATTGCCACGCGAGTTATGTAGAGGTTTCATCCTCGAGGTGATCACGGtgaacaacaacaacttctctgGCGAGCTGCCAGCTTGCTTGCGCAATTGCAGCATGCTTTCTCGAGCCCGGTTTGAGGTGAACAACTTCAGCGGGGACATTTCAAAAGCATTTGGGGTGCATCCTGAGTTGGTCTTCTTGGACCTCAGCGACAATAACCTGACCGGTACGCTGTCACCGGAGTGGGGGCAGTGCAAGAGTCTGAGTCACTTCTATGTCACCGGCAATAGTATCACCGGCAAAATCCCGCCGGAAATTGGCAACATGACCAAACTAGAGGAACTTGGCTTGGCCTCCAACTATTTTGATGGATATATCCCACCCCAACTTGGGAGCTTATATTCATTGTATAAGCTCAATCTGAGCAACAATCTTTTATCAGGTTCCATTCCTCAGCAGCTGGGAGCTATATCTCATCTCGAAGAAGTCGATCTGTCAGCTAACGACTTCACTAGTCGAGTGCCTCCCGAGCTCGGCAATCTGCAAAGGCTTCTCTTTCTGGATCTAAGCAAGAATCAGCTGTCTGGAGAGATACCAAATGAGCTCGGCAACTTGAACTCCTTGCAGATCCTGCTAGATTTGAGCAGCAACTCTTTGTCAGGAGCTATACCTTCCAATCTTGGCAAACTCACAAAGCTGCAAAAGCTCAATGTCTCCCACAACTATCTCTCTGATTCAATTCCATCAGCTTTGTCCGGCATGTTCAGTTTGGAATCCATTGACTTCTCTTACAACAATCTGACAGGACCAGTTCCAACTGGGACTGCTTTCATGAACGCCACCTCTGGGGCATATGCCGGCAACGCAGGGCTTTGCGGCGATGTGGCGGGTTTACTTTCTTGTAGTAACTCTTCTAGTGGCAGTTCTCACAAGGGCCACAAAAAGAGGCTCCTAATTGCCATTATTGTGCCGGTGCTAGGAGTTCCGATCTTGACCATCGCTCTTCTGCTGGTCTTGCTGGCTTTtagaaaggaggaagagaagagtgaGACAGTGAGCTCTGGCCATTGGGCGAAATCCGAATCTTTGATATGGGAAAAGGAAGCGAAGTTCACCTTCCTCGACATAGTGAATGCCACGGACAACTTCAACGAGGTGTTCTGCATCGGGAAAGGCGGCTTCGGGAGTGTCTTCAGAGCCAAGCTGTCGACCGGAGAAGTGGTGGCCGTGAAGAGAATGCATGTTGCTGGCTTCGGAGATGTGCCGGAGATCAACCGTAAGAGCTTCGAGAATGAGATCAGCGCTCTGACAGAGGTGAGGCACAGGAACATAGTGAAGCTGTATGGTTTCTGCATGAGGAGCGGATGCATGTACTTGGTGTACGAGTACTTGGAAAGAGGCAGCCTGGGGAAAGTGCTGTATGGGGAGGAAAGGAATAGCCAGTTCGATTGGGTGAAGAGGGTGAAGGTTTTGCAAGGGGTAGCTCATGCTTTGGCCTACTTGCACCATGACCGGTCGCCGCCGATCGCGCACAGGGATATCTCAGTGAACAACATCTTGTTGGAGTTTGATTTCGAGCCTCGAATAGCTGACTTCGGGACTGCCAAATTGCTGTATCCTGATTCTTCCAATTGGACCGGCGTTGCTGGATCTTACGGCTACATGGCCCCAG AATTGGCATACACAATGAGAATCACTGAGAAATGCGATGTGTATAGCTTTGGAGTGGTAGCACTTGAAGTCATGATGGGAAAACATCCAGGAGACCTCATCTCTTCGTTGGCTTCCCTTTCATCATTGCCAGAGGGTGATTTGTTCTTGAAAGATGTACTTGATCAATGCTTGCCTTCCCCTACAGGGCAGTTAGCTGAGGAGGTGGTCTTCCTGGTGAAGGTGGCATTTGCATGTGTCCGAACTGATCCTGAGTCTCGACCTTCCATGCGATCTGTGGCTCAGGAGATATCAGCTCGAACTCAGGCATATCTCAGTGAACCATTCAGAACAATCACTATCAGTAAGTTAACTAACTATCAAAAATGA